The following coding sequences lie in one Oryza brachyantha chromosome 10, ObraRS2, whole genome shotgun sequence genomic window:
- the LOC107305094 gene encoding uncharacterized protein LOC107305094: MGYYLADGIYPSWATIVKSIQMPQGNKRKYFAKAQEADRKDVEQAFGVLQSRFAIVRGSARFWDTKTLGQIMRACIIMNNMIVEDERDDDFDLDYDEMGEQVRASHERTDDFDEYIRKYSEIKDKTTHFQL, translated from the coding sequence ATGGGGTATTATCTTGCAGACGGTATTTATCCTTCATGGGCAACAATTGTGAAGAGCATTCAGATGCCGCAGGGGaataagagaaaatattttgcaaaagccCAAGAAGCCGATAGGAAGGATGTTGAACAAGCATTTGGTGTTTTACAGTCTCGCTTTGCTATTGTTCGTGGATCGGCTCGTTTTTGGGATACAAAAACTCTGGGTCAAATCATGAGAGCTTGTATAATAATGAATAACATGATTGTGGAGGATGAGCGAGATGATGATTTTGATTTAGATTATGATGAGATGGGAGAACAGGTGAGAGCTTCACATGAAAGAACGGATGATTTTGATGAGTACATTCGCAAGTACAGTGAAATTAAAGACAAAACAACTCACTTTCAGCTTTAA
- the LOC121055589 gene encoding red chlorophyll catabolite reductase-like: MLPTPSISRVPPSLTLPPPPPAAPTTARRRMRAAVSAVRAASASSSSRISREEAVARMPPLPHRDVMLAVAGEAEARLGSRLLPSEVPADVAWFGNAAGDAVGSVDVRRGAPGSSIDFMLEAWFHRELPGGGGGGGGAIDITALIVNLNGATDAPHFVLEFIQGGPASLIVLLDLLPRRDLPLHPSYIDRYYAATGLDARRRGFLDGIPQARPYVSSSLLIRSLWSPTAVVADVQCGEGGAPALEGIVRGQLAATATDVLGVWLEHCVVGAGGAAPTPAPEEERQRLVARDRKVATELVLNLAANLPRMFDADVADRVVAEIGKAFMGN, encoded by the exons ATGCTTCCTACTCCGAGCATCAGCCGTGTCCCGCCATCTCTcaccctcccgccgccgccgccggcggcgccgacgacggccaggaggaggatgagggcCGCTGTGAGCGCGGTacgggcggcgtcggcgtcgtcgtcgtcgcggatcagcagagaggaggcggtggcgcggatgccgccgctgccgcaccGGGACGTGAtgctggcggtggcgggcgaggcggaggcgcggctgGGCTCGCGGCTGCTGCCGTCGGAGGTGCCCGCCGACGTCGCGTGGTTCGGCAACGCCGCCGGGGACGCCGTCGGCTCCGTCGACgtgcgccgcggcgcgccgggCTCCTCG ATCGACTTCATGCTGGAGGCGTGGTTCCACCGCGagctccccggcggcggcggcggcggcggcggcgccatcgaCATCACCGCGCTCATCGTCAACCTCAACGGCGCCACCGACGCGCCGCACTTCGTCTTGGAGTTCATCCAGGGCGGGCCGGCCTCCCTCATCGTCCTCCTCGACCTCCTCCCGCGCAGGGACCTCCCGCTCCACCCGTCCTACATCGACAGGTACTACGCCGCCACGGGCCTCGacgcccgccgccgtggctTCCTCGACGGGATCCCGCAAGCCCGCCCCTACgtctcgtcgtcgctgctcaTCCGGAGCCTGTGGTCGCCGACGGCGGTCGTGGCCGACGTCCAGTGCGGCGAGGGAGGGGCGCCGGCGCTCGAAGGGATCGTCCGCGGGCAGctcgccgccacggccacggACGTCCTCGGCGTCTGGCTCGAGCACTGCGTCGTCGGTGCAggcggggcggcgccgacACCGGCgccagaggaggagaggcagcGGCTGGTGGCGAGGGACAggaaggtggcgacggagcTGGTGCTCAACCTGGCGGCGAACCTGCCGAGGATGTTCGACGCCGACGTGGCCGACAGGGTCGTCGCCGAGATCGGCAAGGCGTTCATGGGaaactag
- the LOC107305093 gene encoding uncharacterized protein LOC107305093 — translation MRSSILLPIKLLIQKEMSRPSQLIQMLLDDESSSDDDEEFILSAVEIVHGQDMTDHVPKRGGSVYGHQVIDRDRLGGHCRLYNDYFSEESTYGPAYFRRRFRMRHHLFLRIMNAVEAHDNYFVEKRNAAGILGLSSMQKITAVFRMLSYGIAADAVDEYVRIGGSTTIESLKRFVVAMNEVFGEEYLRSPNETDIARLLTVGEARGFPGMLGSVCTENGRIVLLHGKINIQGSLGSLL, via the exons ATGAGGAG CTCGATCCTTCTTCCAATCAAATTGCTAATACAGAAAGAGATGAGTCGTCCAAGTCAACTCATCCAAATGCTATTAGATGATGAGTCTTCGTCGGATGATGACGAGGAATTTATTTTATCGGCAGTAGAAATAGTACATGGTCAAGACATGACCGACCATGTACCGAAGCGTGGAGGCTCTGTGTATGGGCACCAAGTAATTGATCGAGATAGATTGGGAGGACACTGTAGACTATACAATGACTACTTCTCTGAAGAATCTACGTATGGCCCTGCTTATTTTAGGCGTAG GTTCAGAATGAgacatcatctttttttacGTATCATGAATGCAGTAGAAGCACATGATAActattttgttgaaaaaagaaatgcagCAGGAATACTTGGATTGTCAAGTATGCAAAAAATTACAGCAGTATTTAGAATGTTGAGTTATGGAATTGCAGCTGATGCGGTTGATGAGTATGTGCGTATTGGAGGTTCTACTACTATAGAAAGTCTAAAACGGTTTGTTGTAGCTATGAACGAAGTTTTTGGAGAGGAGTATTTGAGATCACCAAACGAGACTGACATAGCTAGATTACTTACGGTTGGGGAAGCAAGAGGATTCCCTGGAATGTTGGGCTCTGTATGCACTGAAAATGGAAGAATTGTCCTACTGCATGGCAAGATCAATATACAGGGAAGTCTAGGGAGCCTACTATAG